From Herbiconiux flava, one genomic window encodes:
- a CDS encoding DUF4097 family beta strand repeat-containing protein: MSVQTPTLPPMTGGPSPASGPTPPPRNRSLRIALLTIGSALVLLLVGVGILQLVQSAADANRGDGSGSYSAAGPFDTLEVDVSAAAVTVAYADVSEPRFDFDSGGSSLHFDQRMLGDTLRVTVGDRGWWPIRLFDVTSLGDATLAVTLPRDAEPLGLDVDSSAGSVRVDGDFADLSLESSAGDVELSGSADSLHLETSAGRITATDLDVSGPVVAETSAGDTDLSFATLPSSISVDSSAGTVRVALPDGEYEIRTDTSLGTVQLGLPSTPGAERVYSFETSAGDLVLTPAP; encoded by the coding sequence ATGAGCGTCCAGACCCCCACCCTGCCTCCGATGACCGGCGGCCCCTCCCCCGCCTCGGGTCCGACCCCGCCGCCGCGCAACCGCTCGCTGCGCATCGCCCTGCTCACCATCGGCTCGGCGCTCGTGCTCCTGCTCGTCGGCGTCGGCATCCTGCAGCTCGTGCAGTCGGCGGCGGACGCGAACCGCGGCGACGGTTCGGGCAGCTACTCGGCCGCCGGCCCCTTCGACACCCTCGAGGTCGACGTGAGCGCGGCCGCCGTCACGGTGGCCTACGCCGACGTGTCCGAGCCGCGCTTCGACTTCGACTCGGGCGGCTCGTCGCTGCACTTCGACCAGCGGATGCTCGGCGACACCCTGCGCGTCACCGTCGGCGATCGCGGCTGGTGGCCGATCCGCCTCTTCGACGTCACGTCGCTCGGCGACGCCACGCTCGCGGTGACCCTGCCGCGCGACGCCGAGCCGCTCGGCCTCGACGTGGACTCCTCGGCCGGCTCGGTGCGGGTGGACGGCGACTTCGCCGACCTGTCGCTCGAGAGCTCGGCGGGCGACGTCGAGCTCAGCGGCTCGGCCGACTCGCTGCACCTGGAGACCTCGGCCGGCCGCATCACCGCGACCGACCTCGACGTCTCGGGCCCGGTGGTCGCCGAGACCTCGGCCGGTGACACCGACCTCTCCTTCGCCACCCTGCCGTCGTCGATCTCGGTCGACAGCTCGGCCGGGACGGTGCGGGTCGCCCTGCCCGACGGCGAGTACGAGATCCGCACCGACACCTCGCTCGGCACGGTGCAGCTGG
- a CDS encoding response regulator transcription factor yields MRILIAEDHVLLRAGLERLLADAGHEVLPSAATAEELIRSVDADRPDLAVVDVRMPPSFTDEGIRAAVLLRSRPGGPKLPVLVLSQYVEERYAAELIAGDSAGLGYLLKDRVAEVDDFLAAVETVGGGGTVLDPEVVAQIVIRSRRLRELDTLTAREREALQLMAEGRSNSSIAERMHITPGAVEKFISAIFGKLGLPAEDNGNRRVLAVLKYLGADAR; encoded by the coding sequence GTGCGCATTCTGATCGCCGAGGACCACGTGCTGCTGCGCGCCGGTCTCGAACGCCTGCTCGCCGACGCCGGGCACGAGGTGCTGCCGTCGGCCGCGACCGCCGAGGAGCTCATCCGCAGCGTCGACGCCGACCGCCCCGACCTCGCCGTCGTCGACGTGCGGATGCCGCCGAGCTTCACCGACGAGGGCATCCGTGCGGCGGTGCTGCTGCGCTCCCGCCCCGGCGGCCCGAAGCTGCCCGTGCTCGTGCTCTCGCAGTACGTCGAGGAGCGCTACGCCGCCGAGCTGATCGCGGGCGACTCGGCCGGCCTCGGCTACCTGCTGAAGGACCGCGTGGCCGAGGTCGACGACTTCCTCGCCGCGGTCGAGACCGTGGGCGGCGGCGGCACCGTGCTCGACCCCGAGGTGGTGGCGCAGATCGTCATCCGCTCCCGGCGCTTGCGCGAGCTCGACACCCTCACCGCCCGCGAACGCGAGGCGCTGCAGCTGATGGCCGAGGGCCGCTCGAACAGCAGCATCGCCGAACGGATGCACATCACCCCCGGCGCGGTCGAGAAGTTCATCTCGGCCATCTTCGGCAAGCTCGGCCTGCCCGCCGAGGACAACGGCAACCGCCGTGTCCTCGCCGTGCTCAAGTACCTCGGCGCGGACGCGCGCTGA
- a CDS encoding sensor histidine kinase gives MRKRLLFLWAAAADLAIDGVLGVTWLTIMLSLLATGVSAVPAFGIGIALLWLTVQLGRGIRFVERRRAEALYGVVIVPPPVRPAATTFGDWLAGTFVESFGAPLWKGILHHLTTALLGLLFLTLIGGSIDLVGDLAAGRFGSLLGNPALVVLAAVLAAAVLVAYTAGAGLLDRQLSVALLGASAKAVLEQRVDRLQDARQGAVDSAQAERQRIERDLHDGVQPRLVSVAMTLGLARSKFADDPEGAKALLDEAHRETKESITELRHLARGIHPAVLTDRGLDAALSAVASHCTVPTSVRVDLPQRPSKETEAVLYFAVSEALANASKHSRASGCSVSVTATPTAVRAVVFDNGVGGAALGRGGGTGLSGMADRVRAAGGTLTVDSPTGGPTVLTVEVPCAF, from the coding sequence GTGCGAAAGAGACTGCTGTTCCTGTGGGCCGCTGCGGCCGATCTGGCCATCGACGGCGTGCTGGGGGTCACCTGGCTGACGATCATGCTCAGCCTGCTCGCGACCGGCGTGAGCGCGGTGCCCGCGTTCGGCATCGGCATCGCGCTGCTGTGGCTGACGGTGCAGCTGGGGCGGGGCATCCGCTTCGTCGAGCGGCGCCGCGCCGAGGCGTTGTACGGCGTGGTCATCGTGCCGCCGCCCGTGCGCCCCGCCGCCACCACGTTCGGCGACTGGCTGGCGGGCACGTTCGTCGAGAGCTTCGGCGCGCCCCTGTGGAAGGGCATCCTGCACCACCTCACGACCGCCCTGCTGGGCCTGCTGTTCCTCACCCTGATCGGCGGTTCGATCGACCTCGTCGGCGACCTCGCCGCCGGCCGCTTCGGCAGCCTGCTCGGGAACCCTGCCCTCGTCGTCCTCGCCGCCGTGCTCGCCGCCGCCGTGCTCGTGGCCTACACGGCCGGCGCCGGCCTGCTCGATCGGCAGCTGAGCGTCGCCCTGCTCGGCGCGAGCGCCAAGGCCGTGCTCGAGCAGCGCGTCGACAGGCTCCAGGATGCGCGCCAGGGAGCGGTCGACTCCGCCCAGGCCGAGCGGCAGCGCATCGAGCGCGACCTGCACGACGGGGTGCAGCCCCGCCTGGTCTCGGTCGCGATGACGCTCGGGCTCGCCCGCTCCAAGTTCGCCGACGACCCCGAGGGCGCGAAGGCGCTGCTCGACGAGGCGCATCGTGAGACCAAGGAGTCGATCACCGAGCTGCGGCACCTCGCCCGCGGCATCCACCCGGCGGTGCTCACCGACCGCGGCCTCGACGCGGCCCTCTCGGCCGTCGCCTCCCACTGCACCGTGCCCACCAGCGTGCGCGTCGACCTGCCGCAGCGCCCCTCGAAGGAGACCGAGGCCGTGCTCTACTTCGCCGTCTCCGAGGCCCTGGCCAACGCGAGCAAGCACTCGCGGGCATCCGGATGCTCGGTCAGCGTCACCGCGACGCCCACCGCCGTGCGCGCCGTCGTGTTCGACAACGGCGTCGGCGGGGCCGCCCTCGGGCGCGGCGGCGGCACCGGACTCTCCGGCATGGCCGACCGCGTGCGCGCGGCCGGCGGCACCCTCACCGTGGACAGCCCCACCGGCGGTCCGACCGTTCTCACCGTGGAGGTACCGTGCGCATTCTGA
- a CDS encoding YncE family protein, giving the protein MRMSLRHLSPAAAGTALVLATLVAAPTAAHAAAPRAIVLSPTGSDSPSPSANLGQMQIDASMGRGYVIDLPSEDLLVYDVSGAAPRYLTRIGLGSDPVEAAVDEGTHQVYVSDRVDNTVLQIDGHPASPTANTIVDTISTTGIGGAGLAVDAGSKLLYVANTISSDLSVIDLSTHGVARIPLPGAPSDVVTLAGSNKAWVTSEAASTLTLIDARSPRSSVVLGGTPLSLGIGAGGISIGTRAGAGPFDYRVEMYDTLLALTHTSAALDSKATSFATDATIYSLFVTTEMGQLHSLRLDTLVEQGDPMTMPKASSVAVDDSTRRVITTTSALTGGTVTSYDVTASPLIVSPASYGAGVGMSFTAAVIAVGRPTAMTFSLASGTLPPGVALDPTGILNGVPTTAGTFRFTVAASNGLAPAAESTLEIVVAPSGPTAPTITTATVPNGTVGTVYPDTTLVASGSPEPALSVSSGTLPPGLEFDERRAHLYGTPTKAGSYDFTLKAENASGVDTHSYTIVIAADPASVPHITSAPPADGRVGDRYPTVTVTATGTPAPEFSVSSGTLPPGLSFDERTHQLAGTPTKAGSYAFTITADNGIAKDSKEYRMTIAAAVTPTPVPTPTATPSPTPTSVPKAGDGPGPGAAGASRVSGPGAPGSGLLASTGVASAEVTLLGVAAAGLVGLGAAAAALASWRRRAS; this is encoded by the coding sequence ATGCGTATGAGCCTTCGTCACCTTTCTCCCGCCGCGGCGGGCACGGCGCTGGTGCTGGCCACCCTCGTGGCCGCACCCACCGCCGCCCATGCCGCCGCGCCCCGCGCGATCGTGCTCAGCCCGACCGGCAGCGACTCCCCGTCCCCCAGTGCGAATCTGGGGCAGATGCAGATCGACGCCTCGATGGGTCGTGGCTACGTCATCGACCTCCCGTCGGAAGACCTGCTGGTCTACGACGTCAGCGGAGCGGCTCCGCGCTACCTCACCCGCATCGGGCTGGGGTCGGACCCGGTGGAGGCGGCGGTCGACGAAGGCACCCATCAGGTCTATGTGTCCGACCGGGTCGACAACACGGTCCTCCAGATCGACGGCCACCCGGCCTCCCCGACGGCGAACACCATCGTCGACACGATCTCGACGACCGGCATCGGGGGTGCCGGGCTGGCGGTCGACGCCGGCTCGAAGCTGCTGTACGTCGCCAACACGATCTCGAGCGATCTGAGCGTGATCGACCTGTCGACCCACGGAGTCGCGCGCATCCCGCTTCCCGGCGCACCGAGCGACGTCGTGACCCTCGCCGGGTCGAACAAGGCCTGGGTGACGAGCGAGGCGGCCTCGACGCTGACGCTCATCGACGCCCGATCGCCGCGTTCGTCGGTCGTGCTCGGCGGCACGCCCCTCAGCCTCGGGATCGGTGCCGGCGGAATCTCGATCGGCACGCGAGCCGGCGCGGGGCCGTTCGACTACCGGGTCGAGATGTACGACACCCTCCTCGCGCTGACCCACACCTCGGCCGCCCTCGACTCGAAGGCGACCTCCTTCGCGACCGACGCCACCATCTATTCGCTCTTCGTCACCACCGAGATGGGGCAGCTGCATTCGCTGCGTCTCGACACCCTGGTGGAGCAGGGCGACCCGATGACGATGCCGAAGGCGTCGTCGGTCGCGGTCGACGACAGCACGCGTCGGGTGATCACCACCACGAGCGCGCTCACGGGTGGCACCGTCACGAGCTACGACGTCACGGCGAGCCCGCTCATCGTGTCGCCCGCCAGTTACGGCGCCGGGGTGGGCATGAGCTTCACCGCGGCGGTGATCGCCGTGGGCCGGCCCACCGCCATGACGTTCTCGCTCGCGAGCGGCACCCTGCCGCCCGGGGTCGCGCTCGACCCCACCGGCATCCTGAACGGCGTGCCGACGACCGCCGGCACCTTCCGCTTCACCGTGGCCGCCTCGAACGGGCTGGCACCGGCCGCCGAGTCGACACTCGAGATCGTCGTCGCGCCGTCGGGGCCGACCGCGCCGACGATCACGACGGCGACCGTGCCGAACGGAACCGTCGGCACGGTCTACCCCGACACCACCCTCGTCGCGAGCGGCAGCCCCGAGCCCGCCCTCTCCGTCTCGAGCGGCACCCTCCCGCCCGGTCTCGAGTTCGACGAGCGTCGGGCCCACCTCTACGGCACCCCCACGAAGGCCGGGAGCTATGACTTCACCCTGAAGGCCGAGAACGCCTCGGGTGTCGACACCCACAGCTACACGATCGTGATCGCAGCCGACCCTGCGTCGGTTCCCCACATCACCTCCGCTCCGCCGGCCGACGGCCGGGTCGGTGACCGCTACCCGACGGTCACGGTCACCGCGACCGGCACTCCCGCCCCGGAGTTCTCGGTCTCGTCGGGAACCCTGCCTCCTGGGCTCTCGTTCGACGAGCGCACCCACCAGCTCGCCGGCACCCCCACGAAGGCCGGCAGCTACGCCTTCACCATCACGGCCGACAACGGAATCGCCAAGGACAGCAAGGAGTACCGGATGACGATCGCCGCTGCGGTCACACCGACACCCGTGCCGACCCCCACCGCGACGCCGTCGCCGACACCCACCTCCGTGCCCAAGGCCGGCGACGGCCCCGGGCCGGGCGCAGCGGGCGCGTCCCGGGTGAGCGGCCCCGGCGCTCCCGGCAGCGGCCTGCTCGCGAGCACGGGCGTCGCCTCCGCCGAGGTCACCCTGCTCGGCGTCGCCGCCGCGGGGCTCGTCGGCCTCGGTGCCGCGGCCGCCGCTCTCGCCTCCTGGCGCCGACGCGCATCCTGA